One window of Salmo trutta unplaced genomic scaffold, fSalTru1.1, whole genome shotgun sequence genomic DNA carries:
- the LOC115189723 gene encoding tetraspanin-9, with translation MAQVNRCLKQLFFGFNMLLGIAGCVLLVLEVIAAPYNTEHDQGESIGLTWIILTAVVAVLLSLLGAYGAYKENIVILRVFLGIIGFGTIFFLIVGFQMARSMPEAMQLIKENLPAITSEMMADAEHQQTIMALQVQGKCCGIMSYRDWDSKIPETCKCSSFKSDPSQCMEVQTTKDGGNWGRSDKSEMMWIYREPCGPLILKNFDSAFKTGLGFFFGFGVYALIGLGLSGMMIRQIKKVQSTEVPETIDDGYRFTP, from the exons ATGGCACAGGTCAACAGATGTCTGAAACAGCTGTTCTTTGGATTCAACATGCTGTTAGGG ATTGCAGGGTGTGTCCTATTGGTTTTGGAAGTGATCGCAGCACCATATAATACAGAG CATGACCAAGGAGAGTCAATTGGCTTGACATGGATTATATTGACTGCAGTTGTTGCTGTGCTGCTCTCTTTACTTGGAGCATATGGTGCATACAAAGAGAACATTGTGATTCTGAGAGTG tTCCTTGGAATAATAGGCTTTGGAACAATCTTCTTTCTTATTGTTGGATTTCAAATGGCTCGTTCAATGCCTGAG GCCATGCAACTGATTAAAGAAAACCTCCCTGCAATTACATCAGAAATGATGGCTGATGCAGagcaccaacaaactatcatggctCTACAAGTACAA GGTAAGTGTTGTGGAATAATGAGTTACAGAGACTGGGATAGCAAGATTCCAGAGACCTGTAAATGTTCTAGTTTCAAGTCAGACCCGTCCCAATGTATGGAGGTGCAAACGACTAAAGATGGCGGCAACTGG GGAAGATCTGACAAATCTGAAATGATGTGGATCTACAGAGAG ccctgtGGTCCTCTCATCTTGAAGAACTTCGACTCTGCTTTTAAGACCGGCCTTGGATTCTTCTTTGGATTTGGTGTTTATGCT TTGATTGGACTAGGGTTATCCGGCATGATGATTCGTCAGATCAAGAAGGTGCAGTCTACTGAAGTTCCTGAGACTATAGACGACGGATATCGTTTCACACCTTAA
- the LOC115189718 gene encoding tetraspanin-8 has translation MAKRSSCFQRLFIFFNVLFAIAGGVIIGLGLLGQFIYHGSTEEFENQSKGFVVLYVVGGITMFMSLLGAYGAHREKRIPLIMFLVACFVVCFCLLRVAVPTAMYRPEVERIVDEKFRELLPLNEASPDVRQLTEKFQLNLKCCGLFSYTDWGDNVPDSCLCQGEEDQMEGTCQNIPYQLLIFSEFRMTGHQKLIYKQPCFPIIEGYVAEALDIVLGVSFGFAALALLGAVLSAVLLAQLRSSNVAVPVVFSVSSHPSKFSFSSHPPKYSELYNEPEKHEK, from the exons ATGGCTAAACGTAGTAGCTGTTTCCAACGGCTTTTTATCTTCTTCAACGTGCTGTTCGCG ATTGCTGGAGGTGTGATTATCGGCCTGGGACTTCTGGGTCAATTCATCTACCATGGCAGTACTGAAGAG TTTGAGAACCAGTCCAAAGGGTTTGTCGTGCTGTATGTAGTAGGAGGCATCACCATGTTCATGTCTCTGCTTGGGGCGTACGgagcacacagagagaagagaattCCCCTGATCATG tTTCTGGTAGCCTGTTTTGTTGTCTGCTTCTGCCTCCTGCGTGTTGCGGTGCCCACAGCCATGTACCGTCCTGAG GTAGAGAGGATTGTGGATGAGAAGTTCCGTGAGCTCCTGCCTCTGAACGAAGCCTCCCCTGATGTTAGACAGCTCACTGAGAAGTTTCAGCTGAAT TTGAAGTGCTGTGGGCTGTTCAGTTACACAGACTGGGGCGACAACGTCCCTGACTCCTGTCTCTGTCAGGGTGAGGAAGATCAGATGGAGGGTACATGCCAGAACATTCCATACCAG TTGTTGATCTTTTCAGAGTTCAGGATGACTGGACACCAGAAGCTGATCTACAAACAG CCCTGCTTCCCCATCATCGAGGGCTACGTGGCTGAAGCTCTGGACATCGTGTTGGGCGTTTCCTTCGGATTCGCTGCTCTGGCT CTCCTGGGAGCGGTGTTGTCCGCCGTCCTGCTGGCTCAGCTGAGGAGCTCTAACGTAGCTGTTCCTGTGGTGTTCAGTGTCAGCTCTCACCCGTCCAAGTTCAGCTTCAGTTCCCACCCGCCCAAGTACAGCGAGCTTTACAACGAGCCTGAGAAGCACGAGAAGTGA